A genomic window from Scophthalmus maximus strain ysfricsl-2021 chromosome 17, ASM2237912v1, whole genome shotgun sequence includes:
- the gipc1 gene encoding PDZ domain-containing protein GIPC1, translating to MPLGLGRRKKASPLVENEEAEPIRAGLNVPGMDGLDGGVLGLGEGATSEGLPPPPSSMRPRLIFHTQLAHGSPTGRIEGFSNVRELYAKIGEAFGIPPSEVMFCTLNTHKVDMDKLLGGQIGLEDFIFAHIKGQKKEIEVFKGEDALGLTITDNGAGYAFIKRIREGSIIHQIQVINVGDMIESINGHRLIGCRHYEVAKMLKELPRGKDFTIKLVEPLKAFDMIGQRSGGSRSSSGVQLGTGRGTLRLRSKGPATVEELPSAFEEKAIEKVDDLLESYMGIRDSELAATMVELGKDKKNPDEFAEALDETLGDFAFPDEFVFDVWGAIGDAKVGRV from the exons ATGCCTCTGGGTCtgggaagaaggaagaaggcgTCCCCGTTGGTCGAGAACGAGGAAGCGGAGCCCATCCGCGCCGGTCTCAATGTGCCAGGCATGGACGGGCTCGACGGAGGCGTTCTTGGCCTGGGCGAAGGTGCCACCTCCGAAGGTCTGCCTCCTCCGCCCAGCAGCATGCGGCCTCGCCTCATCTTCCACACGCAGCTCGCCCACGGCAGCCCCACGGGCCGCATCGAGGGCTTCAGCAACGTGCGGGAGCTCTACGCCAAGATCGGTGAGGCTTTTGGGATACCGCCGTCTGAG GTTATGTTTTGCACACTGAACACTCACAAGGTGGACATGGACAAACTCTTGGGAGGTCAGATTGGACTAGAGGACTTTATTTTTGCCCACATTAAAggacagaaaaaggaaatagagGTGTTCAAAGGGGAGGATGCACTGGGGCTGACGATCACCGATAATGGAGCCGGCTACGCTTTCATCAAG AGAATCCGCGAGGGGAGCATCATCCACCAGATCCAGGTCATCAACGTGGGCGACATGATCGAGTCGATCAACGGCCACCGCCTGATTGGCTGCCGACACTACGAGGTGGCCAAGATGCTGAAGGAGCTGCCCAGAGGGAAGGATTTCACCATCAAGCTGGTGGAGCCTCTCAAGGCCTTCG ATATGATCGGCCAGCGGTCCGGAGGGTCCAGGTCGTCCTCGGGGGTTCAGCTGGGGACGGGCAGGGGAACCCTGCGGCTGCGATCCAAAGGTCCGGCTACCGTGGAGGAACTG cCTTCTGCATTTGAGGAAAAGGCCATTGAGAAGGTGGATGACCTTCTTGAGAGCTACATGGGCATCAGAGACAGCGAGCTTG cggCTACCATGGTTGAGCTTGGGAAGGACAAAAAGAACCCTGACGAGTTTGCCGAGGCGTTGGACGAAACCCTGGGAGACTTCGCCTTCCCGGACGAATTTGTGTTCGACGTTTGGGGCGCCATCGGAGATGCCAAGGTCGGACGGGTGTAA